A DNA window from Arachis duranensis cultivar V14167 chromosome 3, aradu.V14167.gnm2.J7QH, whole genome shotgun sequence contains the following coding sequences:
- the LOC107478840 gene encoding uncharacterized protein LOC107478840 isoform X2: MADSNSKDAAYSVSVKEEVDAKVHTEKSTCHHHHIHSRETHGVNNCIDENTSLDDVKAPNVFERAKEEFQALAQLFHQKKEAHAHDTGDGNQIAESKFKHEIPNSPSEKKAKSSSANLIARTKKEIKGIIHNNKSKHHPHHKETHGRNDDIDENTPANEVKGPNVFGRVKEEFEAVLQAILPKKGS; this comes from the exons aTGGCCGATTCTAATTCCAAGGATGCTGCCTACTCTGTATCAG TTAAGGAAGAAGTTGATGCTAAAGTGCATACTGAGAAGTCAacttgtcatcatcatcatattcatAGCAGGGAAACTCATGGAGTGAATAATTGCATCGATGAAAACACGTCTTTAGATGATGTGAAGGCTCCAAATGTGTTTGAGAGAGCAAAGGAGGAGTTTCAAGCACTTGCTCAACTGTTCCATCAAAAGAAAGAGGCCCATGCTCATGATACAGG GGATGGAAATCAAATAGCTGAGTCAAAATTCAAACATGAAATCCCAAACTCTCCATCAG AAAAGAAGGCAAAGTCATCATCAGCAAACCTTATAGCAAGAACTAAGAAAGAGATCAAAGGCATCATACACAATAATAAGTCAAAGCATCATCCTCATCACAAAGAAACTCATGGAAGAAATGATGATATTGACGAGAATACCCCTGCCAATGAGGTCAAGGGTCCAAATGTATTTGGAAGGGTAAAAGAGGAATTTGAAGCTGTTTTGCAAGCAATACTTCCTAAGAAAGGAAGTTGA
- the LOC107478840 gene encoding uncharacterized protein LOC107478840 isoform X1, whose amino-acid sequence MADSNSKDAAYSVSVKEEVDAKVHTEKSTCHHHHIHSRETHGVNNCIDENTSLDDVKAPNVFERAKEEFQALAQLFHQKKEAHAHDTGDGNQIAESKFKHEIPNSPSAEKKAKSSSANLIARTKKEIKGIIHNNKSKHHPHHKETHGRNDDIDENTPANEVKGPNVFGRVKEEFEAVLQAILPKKGS is encoded by the exons aTGGCCGATTCTAATTCCAAGGATGCTGCCTACTCTGTATCAG TTAAGGAAGAAGTTGATGCTAAAGTGCATACTGAGAAGTCAacttgtcatcatcatcatattcatAGCAGGGAAACTCATGGAGTGAATAATTGCATCGATGAAAACACGTCTTTAGATGATGTGAAGGCTCCAAATGTGTTTGAGAGAGCAAAGGAGGAGTTTCAAGCACTTGCTCAACTGTTCCATCAAAAGAAAGAGGCCCATGCTCATGATACAGG GGATGGAAATCAAATAGCTGAGTCAAAATTCAAACATGAAATCCCAAACTCTCCATCAG CAGAAAAGAAGGCAAAGTCATCATCAGCAAACCTTATAGCAAGAACTAAGAAAGAGATCAAAGGCATCATACACAATAATAAGTCAAAGCATCATCCTCATCACAAAGAAACTCATGGAAGAAATGATGATATTGACGAGAATACCCCTGCCAATGAGGTCAAGGGTCCAAATGTATTTGGAAGGGTAAAAGAGGAATTTGAAGCTGTTTTGCAAGCAATACTTCCTAAGAAAGGAAGTTGA